The genomic stretch TACCCAACAACGTGTTGCAATATGGCGATCGAATGAGCAGAGCCCATTCTCTGGAAGTGCGCAGTCCCTTGGCCGACCCGGAATTCCTTTCTTTTATGCTCACGATACCGACGGCTTTCAAACTCAAAAAAGGAAAAGACAAATATTTGCTGCGCAAGTTGATGTCCGGCTATCTTCCTCCTGAGGCGGCCAAGGGCGTCAAAAAAGGATTTAATCCGCCTATGGGCTTTTGGTTGAATGAGGGCTTGCGTGCTTTGGTAGATCAATTTTTGGCACCGGAGAAGTTGAGAAGGGCAGGGCTCTTTAATCCTTCCTATGTGCAAAAGATGTTGGAAGACCATCGCAACAACAAAAAGGACAACACCTGGCATTTATGGGCGCTCATTGTATTTGAACAGTGGCGTCAACGCTATCTTAAGTGATTTTTTCGGCGGGCGGTGGTTTTGAGCAGCGCGAATACAGTTTCACTGCCCTTCCCTATGCCTCTGTCTTTTTCGTGTTCAGTATAGAACGTGATACACTTAATTCCCGGGAGGTGACGCTTTGTGATACCCACAGGCCTCAGCTCCTTTTCAGTGCTACAAAATGGAGTTTACGGATGCACGATGTTACCGTTTTAACCTTGGTTCCACCTGACTTTGACCGCTTGCCCAAATGCTTGGAAAGTGTAGCATGGGCTGATCAACGCTTGTGCGTTGTTGATGCGCGCGCGCCTGAGGAAGCTATTGAAGCGGCACGCGCCTATACCGATCAAGTCGTGGTTCATCCTTATGAAAACGCAGCGGCACAACGAAATTGGGCCTTGCCCCAAATCACGACAGAGTGGGTGCTCGTGCTGGATGCGGACGAGTGGGTTTCCGATGCGCTGGCCGAAGGGATCCGTGAAATTATTCAGCGTGACGGTGGACCTGAGGGCTATCAAATTTGGCGTCAATCCTATTTTATGGGAAAGTTGATCCGTCATTGTGGCTGGCATCGCGATTACAATCTTCGTTTGTTTAGAACTGCCAAAGGGAAATATTTAGATAGGCGGGTACACTCGAAAGTGATTGTAGATGGGGAAGTGGGCACCATCAAACTGCCTATGTACCACAATACCTATCGGGACTTTGATGAATACTTTGCGACTATGCAGCGATTTACAACTTGGGGCGCACAGGATGCTTATGACCGGGGCAAACGCAGCCGCCTGAGAGACCTGATCTTTAGACCGGGTATCCGTTTCTTGAAGATGTACCTTTTAGATCATGGATTTTTAGACGGTTATCATGGTGCAGTGCTCTGCGGTTTATCTGCCTGTTCCGTATTTACAAAGTATGCGAAACTTTGGAAATTACACCATGATAGTACGGCTGATCAGAAATCAGCGTTATAGTTGAACGGAAGAATTATTACGGTTACAATAACTACACCAATAATGTGGTTCTGTTGAATCCATAAAAACGGGTATTTTTCGTTGCCCAACTCACAGGAGTATTGTTATGAAGGGCTTGTCCTTTGAGAATTTTATTAAACATCCATCCAACCAAAAAGCCTTTGACATCTGTTCTCAACTCGCACGCTTCGAGGGAGAACGGCGGTCTCCTGTTGTTTTGCTTGGTGAGAAGGGCGCCGGTAAAAGTCATTTACTCTGGGGGCTGGTGAATTATTATCGCAGCAATAAAACGCGGGTTGGTGTCGCCCTTATCTCACCGACCAACTTCCCTGCAAAAATTAAAAAGCTAGCCGTGGATCCTGCGAAATTGACTACGAGCAGACCGATTGTCATATTGGTGGACGATCTGAATCTCTTTTCCGAAGAAGACTTGGATGATCTCGAAAAGGTGCTCTATGTAGTTGATGAACACGGTCATACCATTGTGCTGACCACGCAAATCCATCCCAATATCATGACCGGACTCAGCGGCAAATTAAAATCCTTTTTGAGCGGTGGTTTGATAATTGGGCTCAAAGCCCTTCCCAAATCAGAAGATACATTAATTCCTGAAGCAGCATTACAGGAAATCATGAAGCTGAAGCAGAAGATTGCGGAACTGGAAGAAGAACGCTCTCTTGATGTCGTGGCGGGCGATGGCGCTTCGGCGGCGCCCGATAAGGCTGCAGATGGCCCGTCGGAAGAAGAGCTTGCCGCTTGGGAACAAGAGGTGAACGAACTGACGGCGCGCTTCGAAAAACAAAAACAACAAGCGGAAGAACAATTCGGTACGCTCGCCGCTGCTGTAGATCAGCTGGAACAGGAAATCAGTGCCGATTTTGATCTTAAAGCAGCGATCTCTCTAATCAACGAGAAGCATAATCAAGAATGCACGGAGGAATTGAAAGCTGCGAAACAAATGATTGTTGTTAAAGAAGTAGAGATACGGGTATTGCGTACGTCAATGGCAGAATTAGCGAAAGATGCCGAAAAACTCGCCAAGACCAGCCGCGCCAAAAAATTGTTTAAAGATCCCAAGGCAACCCTAGGCCTTATTGTGGATCAGCTCCAAATTCTCGGTCGTGATCCTGCCGATCCTACGAAAGAAGATTTACCGCCATTACAGGACACCTTAGAAAGCAGCTCCGATGCCTTTGGGCCGGAACCGGATGGAATAGATTTTTTGACAACGCCGAATTTTGAAGGAGATCATGACCTTTGAAAAACTACAATGATCTCGCCGAAAATATCCTTCAACTCTTTTGGCGAATACACTGTTTAGATCTGATCCCTCGAGCCGGTTTTTTGTTGCGTGGTGTACCCAATCCCGAATCTGTCTCTGCACACAGCCATTTTCTTGCCACACTGACCTTGATCTTTGTGCGTGAGGAGCCGGAACGTTATGATCAAGCAAAAGCTTTAGCCATGGCGCTCGTTCATGATCTGGCGGAATCGCAGCTCATGGATATTCCCATGCCCGTGGCAAATGCATGGTTGGGAGACGCAAAAGATAAAGCGGAAGAGGGCGTATTCAACGAACTCTTTAAAGCCTTTCCTGATTATTACAGTGCGTTGCACGACGAATTCCAACAGGGAGAATCCAATGAAGCGCAGTTGTTGCGTGCCCTCGATAAAGCGCAGATGATGATTAAAGTCCTCTATTATGAGAAACAAAATCGCGGCTGTTTAGAAGAGTTTTGGCAAAAACCCGGAAACTTTAACGACATGGACATACCCCTGGTATCAGCCCTCTTTGATCTGATCTGTAAAAAGGCGGGAAAAAAACGCCCTGTCTAAATCGAAAAGCCTTTTGGGATGTATAGGTCTGTCGACACCGCTTCCGGCTACTCAGTACTTCCAATAAATCCTGCAATTGCACTCAGACCAGACCACGCCTTGCTTTACGCTTTCATAAAAGAGCGATGCGACGCCGCTTTGCT from Candidatus Hydrogenedentota bacterium encodes the following:
- a CDS encoding HD domain-containing protein, with the translated sequence MKNYNDLAENILQLFWRIHCLDLIPRAGFLLRGVPNPESVSAHSHFLATLTLIFVREEPERYDQAKALAMALVHDLAESQLMDIPMPVANAWLGDAKDKAEEGVFNELFKAFPDYYSALHDEFQQGESNEAQLLRALDKAQMMIKVLYYEKQNRGCLEEFWQKPGNFNDMDIPLVSALFDLICKKAGKKRPV
- a CDS encoding glycosyltransferase family 2 protein, which encodes MHDVTVLTLVPPDFDRLPKCLESVAWADQRLCVVDARAPEEAIEAARAYTDQVVVHPYENAAAQRNWALPQITTEWVLVLDADEWVSDALAEGIREIIQRDGGPEGYQIWRQSYFMGKLIRHCGWHRDYNLRLFRTAKGKYLDRRVHSKVIVDGEVGTIKLPMYHNTYRDFDEYFATMQRFTTWGAQDAYDRGKRSRLRDLIFRPGIRFLKMYLLDHGFLDGYHGAVLCGLSACSVFTKYAKLWKLHHDSTADQKSAL